Proteins encoded together in one Anopheles darlingi chromosome 3, idAnoDarlMG_H_01, whole genome shotgun sequence window:
- the LOC125953915 gene encoding gastrula zinc finger protein XlCGF8.2DB-like — translation MSQAVESAGAKIANCSKPFECTECHKLFRQLSTLTNHMKIHTGEKPYKCMICAKEFRQTTTLSNHLKIHTGEKPFNCNFCGKQFRQLSTLSNHQKIHTGEKPFECTVCGKQFRQSSTLNSHIRIHSDDKFCIKPFKCSICPKEFRQTTTLSNHIKIHTGEKPYACTYCNKTFRQTGTLSNHLKIHTGEKPFECSVCGKQFRQSSTLNSHIRIHADDKYCKPTSPTTLGTTAAGELSIKLEDIKPLYTLM, via the exons ATGTCACAGGCGGTGGAGAGTGCCGGCGCGAAGATTGCAAATTGCTCGAAACCCTTCGAGTGTACGGAATGCCACAAACTGTTCCGGCAGCTGAGCACCTTAACCAACCACATGAAGATACACACCGGCGAGAAACCGTACAAGTGTATGATTTGTGCGAAAGAATTCCGCCAAACGACAACGCTGTCCAACCACCTGAAAATACATACCG GTGAAAAACCGTTCAACTGTAACTTCTGTGGTAAGCAGTTCCGCCAGCTGAGCACCCTTTCGAACCACCAAAAGATACACACGGGGGAAAAACCGTTCGAGTGCACGGTATGCGGCAAACAGTTCCGCCAGTCCAGCACACTCAACAGCCATATCAGGATACATTCGGATGATAAGTTCT GCATAAAACCCTTCAAATGCAGCATCTGTCCGAAGGAATTTCGCCAGACGACCACCCTTTCAAATCACATTAAAATTCACACAG GTGAAAAGCCGTACGCCTGCACGTACTGCAACAAAACGTTCCGCCAGACGGGAACGCTTTCCAACCATCTTAAGATCCACACCGGCGAAAAGCCGTTCGAATGTTCGGTATGCGGCAAACAGTTTCGTCAATCCAGTACCTTGAACAGCCACATACGTATTCACGCGGATGATAAGTATT gtAAACCAACGTCACCAACAACCCTCGGCACTACGGCAGCCGGTGAGCTGAGCATTAAGCTCGAGGACATCAAACCCCTTTACACGCTGATGTAA